Proteins from a single region of Coregonus clupeaformis isolate EN_2021a chromosome 35, ASM2061545v1, whole genome shotgun sequence:
- the LOC121551334 gene encoding guanine nucleotide-binding protein G(I)/G(S)/G(O) subunit gamma-5, with translation MSNNSANSSNLVIAQKVVKQLRLEASVRRIKVSQAATDLKTFCLQNAHKDPLLIGVPSSDNPFRPPKSCALF, from the exons ATGTCGAATAACAGCGCAAACAGCAGCAACTTGGTTATCGCTCAGAAGGTGGTAAAACAACTTCGGCTAGAGGCGAGTGTTCGCAGGATCAAG GTGTCCCAGGCAGCAACGGACCTGAAGACCTTCTGCCTGCAGAACGCCCATAAAGACCCTCTCCTCATAGGGGTGCCCTCCAGCGACAACCCCTTCAGACCCCCCAAGTCCTGCGCCCTCTTCTGA
- the LOC123482526 gene encoding ATP-dependent Clp protease proteolytic subunit, mitochondrial-like, translated as MLIRRVLQCGVTALKSHRTIHHSAQWRSPLIPIVVEQTGRGERAYDIYSRLLRERIICVMGPIDDSVASLVIAQLLFLQSESNNKPIHMYINSPGGVVTAGLAIYDTMQYILNPISTWCVGQAASMGSLLLAAGTAGMRHSLPNARIMLHQPSGGARGQATDIAIQAEEIIKLKKQINQLYAKHTGQLLTHIEGVMERDRYMSPIEAQDFGIIDRVLVHPPQAGQDDPELVQKEPPAATCPSSASQTSATEQGPPGTNPPSSYKPEP; from the exons ATGCTTATACGA aGGGTGTTACAATGTGGAGTGACAGCTTTAAAGTCACACAGGACCATCCACCACAGTGCTCAATGGAGGAGTCCTCTCATACCTATCGTTGTGGAACAGACG GGTCGAGGAGAGCGGGCATATGACATCTACTCTCGTCTGCTAAGGGAGAGGATAATCTGTGTAATGGGGCCG ATTGACGACTCTGTGGCCAGTCTGGTTATTGCTCAGCTGCTCTTTCTGCAGTCAGAGAGCAACAACAAACCCATCCACATGTACATCAACAGTCCTG gcGGTGTTGTGACTGCAGGCCTGGCCATCTACGACACCATGCAGTACATCCTCAACCCCATCTCCACGTGGTGTGTGGGCCAGGCAGCCAGCATGGGCAGTCTTCTTCTGGCTGCAGGCACTGCCGGCATGAGGCACTCTTTGCCCAACGCCCGCATCATGTTGCACCAGCCCTCTGGAGGGGCCAGG GGTCAGGCTACAGACATCGCCATTCAGGCTGAGGAGATCATAAAGCTAAAGAAACAGATCAATCAACTCTATGCTAAACACACTGGCCAGCTGTTGACACATATAG AGGGTGTGATGGAGAGAGATCGTTACATGAGCCCTATTGAGGCACAGGACTTTGGGATCATCGACCGAGTGTTGGTGCATCCTCCCCAGGCGGGCCAGGACGACCCAGAGCTGGTCCAGAAGGAGCCCCCTGCTGCCACCTGCCCCTCGTCAGCCTCCCAAACCTCCGCCACCGAGCAGGGCCCTCCAGGGACAAACCCCCCCTCCTCATACAAACCCGAACCCTGA
- the LOC123482527 gene encoding aldehyde dehydrogenase family 3 member B1-like — MASQSEVIDRLRATFRSGVTIPEQFRMTQLQNLLSLVEENEQLIQDALHKDLHKPKFESVLSEIQITLNDLYFAMENLRTWMQPEYNIGKNLATRMDDCFIRREPLGVVLIIGAWNYPLHLILLPLVAAIAAGNCAVLKPSEICQATEQLLAELLPKYLSQDCYAVLCGGAEDTKSLLKNKFDHIFYTGSQAVARSILLAAAPHLTPVTLELGGKSPCFIYGRIDIQKAAKRLCWSKFFNTGQSCVAPDYLLCTAQTRDALLPALQETLQTFYGLDPGASPDMGRIVNQRHWRRLVDMLGKSKGKVVIGGDSREEDRYIAPTVLVDVQESDALMQEEIFGPILPILTIESLEEGIDYINRQEKPLALYVFSDETSVVTTVLNNTSSGGFCGNDGIVHMALPGLPFGGVGASGMGSYHGRWGFETFSHRRGCMNRSWLLERVNVLRYPPYSDYNLGWLRWATTFKKNSWGGCSVM; from the exons ATGGCCAGCCAGAGTGAGGTGATTGACCGGTTGAGGGCTACGTTCCGGTCGGGCGTGACCATTCCAGAGCAGTTCCGTATGACCCAGCTCCAGAACCTTCTCTCCCTGGTCGAAGAAAACGAGCAGCTTATACAAGATGCTCTCCATAAGGACCTCCATAAG CCCAAGTTTGAGTCAGTCCTGTCAGAGATTCAGATAACGCTGAATGACCTGTACTTCGCCATGGAAAACCTCAGGACCTGGATGCAGCCGGAATACAACATTGGCAAGAATCTG GCCACTAGGATGGACGACTGTTTCATACGCAGGGAACCCTTGGGGGTAGTTTTAATCATCGGGGCGTGGAACTACCCTCTCCATCTTATTCTCTTACCTTTGGTTGCTGCAATTGCTGCAG GAAACTGTGCCGTTCTGAAGCCGTCAGAGATCTGTCAGGCCACCGAGCAACTCCTGGCAGAACTCCTCCCCAAATACCTGTCTCAG GACTGCTATGCAGTACTATGTGGGGGAGCAGAGGACACCAAGTCATTGCTGAAGAATAAATTTGACCACATCTTCTACACAG GTTCCCAGGCAGTAGCCCGCTCCATCCTGCTAGCGGCGGCGCCTCACCTGACCCCGGTCACCCTGGAGCTGGGCGGCAAGAGCCCCTGCTTCATCTATGGCCGTATCGACATCCAGAAGGCCGCCAAGCGCCTGTGCTGGTCCAAGTTCTTCAACACTGGCCAGAGCTGCGTGGCGCCCGACTACCTCCTCTGCACTGCCCAGACCCGGGACGCCCTGCTGCCCGCCCTCCAGGAGACCCTACAGACCTTCTACGGGCTGGACCCCGGGGCGAGCCCAGACATGGGGCGCATCGTCAACCAGCGCCACTGGAGACGCCTGGTGGACATGCTGGGGAAGTCCAAGGGGAAGGTGGTGATCGGAGGGGACAGCCGCGAGGAGGACAGGTATATCG CTCCCACAGTGTTGGTGGACGTGCAGGAGTCAGATGCTCTGATGCAGGAGGAGATCTTTGGCCCCATCCTGCCCATCCTAACCATAGAGTCTCTGGAGGAGGGCATAGACTACATCAACCGCCAAGAGAAACCCCTGGCTCTCTACGTCTTCTCTGACGAGACCTCG GTGGTGACCACAGTGTTGAACAATACCAGTAGTGGGGGTTTCTGCGGCAATGATGGTATAGTACACATGGCCTTGCCAGGCCTGCCCTTTGGAGGAGTTG GTGCCAGTGGGATGGGCAGCTACCACGGCCGCTGGGGCTTTGAGACGTTCAGCCACAGGCGGGGCTGTATGAACCGGAGCTGGTTGCTGGAGAGGGTCAACGTCCTGCGCTACCCGCCCTACAGCGACTACAACCTAGGCTGGTTGCGCTGGGCCACCACATTCAAGAAGAACAGCTGGGGAGGCTGCTCAGTCATGTGA